One region of Nycticebus coucang isolate mNycCou1 chromosome 10, mNycCou1.pri, whole genome shotgun sequence genomic DNA includes:
- the GPR52 gene encoding G-protein coupled receptor 52, translating to MNESRWTEWRLLNMSSGIVNVSERHSCPLGFGYYSAVDVCIFETVVIVLLTFLIIAGNLTVIFVFHCAPLLHHYTTSYFIQTMAYADLFVGVSCLVPTLSLLHYSTGVHESLTCQVFGYIISVLKSVSMACLACISVDRYLAITKPLSYNQLVTPCRLRICIILIWIYSCLIFLPSFFGWGKPGYHGDIFEWCATSWLTSAYFTGFIVCLLYAPAALVVCFTYFHIFKICRQHTKEINDRRARFPSHEVDTSRETGHSPDRRYAMVLFRITSVFYMLWLPYIIYFLLESSRVLDNPTLSFLTTWLAISNSFCNCVIYSLSNSVFRLGLRRLSETMCTSCLCVKDQEAQGPKPRKRANSFSI from the coding sequence ATGAATGAATCCAGGTGGACTGAATGGAGGCTCCTGAACATGAGCAGTGGCATTGTGAATGTGTCCGAACGCCACTCCTGCCCACTTGGATTTGGCTACTACAGTGCAGTGGATGTCTGCATCTTCGAGACAGTTGTTATTGTCTTGCTGACGTTTCTGATCATTGCTGGGAATTTAACAGTTATCTTTGTCTTTCACTGTGCTCCACTTTTACATCATTATACCACCAGCTATTTCATTCAGACGATGGCATATGCTGACCTTTTCGTTGGAGTTAGCTGCTTGGTTCCTACTCTCTCACTTCTCCACTACTCCACAGGTGTCCACGAGTCACTGACTTGCCAGGTTTTTGGATATATCATCTcagttttaaaaagtgtttctaTGGCATGTCTTGCTTGCATCAGTGTGGATCGCTACCTTGCTATAACCAAGCCTCTTTCCTACAATCAACTGGTCACTCCTTGtcgcctgagaatttgcattatTTTGATCTGGATCTACTCCTGCCTAATTTTCTTGCCTTCCTTTTTTGGCTGGGGGAAACCTGGTTATCATGGTGACATTTTTGAATGGTGTGCCACCTCTTGGCTTACCAGTGCCTATTTTACCGGCTTTATTGTTTGTTTACTTTATGCTCCTGCGGCCTTGGTTGTCTGCTTCACTTACTTCCACATTTTCAAAATTTGCCGGCAGCACACCAAAGAGATAAATGACCGAAGGGCTCGATTCCCCAGCCATGAGGTAGATACTTCCAGAGAGACTGGACACAGCCCTGATCGTCGCTATGCCATGGTTTTGTTTAGAATTACCAGTGTATTTTACATGCTGTGGCTACCTTACATCATTTACTTTCTTCTAGAAAGTTCCCGTGTCTTGGACAATCCAACACTGTCCTTCCTAACAACCTGGCTTGCTATAAGTAATAGTTTTTGTAACTGTGTGATATATAGTCTCTCCAACAGCGTTTTCCGGCTAGGCCTACGAAGACTGTCTGAGACAATGTGCACATCTTGTTTGTGTGTGAAGGATCAGGAAGCACAAGGGCCCAAACCTAGGAAACGGGCTAATTCCTTTTCCATTTGA